From the Thermus brockianus genome, the window GGCACCAGGCCCTCCTCGCCTACCGGGAGCGGGCGGAGGCCATCCTGCGCCAGGGCAGGCGGCCCAACTAGCCCCGCCGCAGGGGGCTTAGGGCCTTAAGCACCTCCTGGGCCCGAAGGGGCTTGGGCAGGTGGAGGACCCTTAGGGGGCGGAAGAGGAGGCCTGGGGGCGTTTCGCTCACCAGGTACAAGGAGGCCAGTTTCCCTTCGGGGTGGGCCCGGATTTTGCGGACCCACTCCAGGGCTTTCTCCCCTTGCAGGATGACGCCCTTGGGCCTTTCCTTGAGGAGCCTCAGGGCCATCTCCAGGTCCTTGGCCAGGAGGACGCGGAAGCGGTGGGCCTCGAGGAGGTACAAAAGGAGCCTCCGCACCACCCCGCTCTCCGAAAGGATGAGGACCAAGGGGTCCTCCGCCAGGAGGGTGGAGGGGCGGACCAGGCCCCGGCTTTTGAGCTCAAAGAGGAGGTGGTACACCGCTTCTTCCGGCAGGCCCGAAAGGAGGGCCACGCTCCGCGCCCGGCGCACCCCGTCCAGGTGCTCCAACACCGCCCAGGCCTCGGGGGAAAGGGGGTGGCGGGTGGGGTCTTCCACCAGGTGGAGCACCTCGTCCGGGTCCACCTGGCCCCGGCGCCACTCGTCCAGGCGCCTCGCCGCCTCCATGAGGGCGGCGTCCGTGTCCAGGGTGTGGGGCAGGGCCACCTGGCTCCCCTCCGTGAGGGGTTCGGCCAAGATCTCCCCCTCCCTTTCCCCCAGGAGGGTGGCCAAGGCCTCCAGGACCTGGGCCTCCAGGGCCTCCCGTAGCTCCTCCTCCCCGATGAGGCCAAGCTCCAGGGCCAAGGCCCCTAAGGGGGTGCCGGGGTTCTCCCGGCCCTGGCGCTCCACCAGGGCCTGCACCTCCTCCAGGCTCAGGTGGCCGAGGCGCACCAGGTACTCCCCCAGGTGGGGCCCGGGCTCCGTGCGGGCGTAGAGGATGCGCCCGCCTAGGAGGTGGACCCGGCCATAGATGCGCCCCTGGAAGGCCACCACGGCGCTTTTCCGCTGGGCGGCGAGGGCCTTTAGGAGCTCGCCCAGGTCCAGTTCCTCCAAGGTGGCCCGGATCATGCTAGAGAAGGGGTTCCGCCGGCGGCGGAAAGCCCAGGTGGCGGTAGGCCCTTTCCGTGGCCACCCGCCCCCTGGGGGTGCGCTTGAGGAGGCCCTGCTGGATGAGGTAGGGCTCGTGCACCTCCTCCAGGGTCCCGGGGTCCTCGGACACCGCCGTGGCCAGGGTGGCGAGGCCCACGGGGCCGCCGCCGAAGCGGAGGATGAGGGCCTCGAGGATCTCCCGGTCCCGCTTCTCCAGGCCGAGCTCGTCTAGCCCCAAGGTGGCCAGGGCCTCCTCGGCCCTTTCCCGGGTGATGACCCCTTCCCCCGCCACCTGGGCGAAGTCCCGCACCCTGCGGAAGAGCCGCTTGGCGATGCGCATGGTGCCCCGGCTCCGCTTGGCGATCTCTATGGCGGCCTCCTCGGCGATCTCCACCCCAAGGAGGCGGGCGTCCCGCTTGATCCCAAGGGCAAGCTCCTCCAGGCTGTAGTACTCCAGGTGCTCCACGATGCCGAAGCGGCTCCTAAGGGGCGGGGTGATGAGGCCGGGGCGGGTGGTGGCCCCGATGAGGGTGAAGCGGGGAAGCTCCAGGCGGATGGTCCTCGCCGCCGGCCCCTGGCCGATGACGATGTCCATCTTGAAGTCCTCCATGGCCGGGTAGAGGTGCTCCTCCGCCTGGCGGCTTAGGCGGTGGATCTCGTCAATGAAGAGGATATCCCCCTCCTCCAGGGAGTTGGCCAGGATGGCGGCCAGGTCCCCAGGCTTCTCAATGGCCGGCCCCGAGGTGATGCGCAGGTTCACCCCGAGCTCGTGGGCGATGACGTGGGCCAGGGTGGTTTTGCCGAGACCGGGGGGCCCAAAGAGGAGGAGGTGCTCCAGGGGCTCCCCCCGGGCCTTGGCGGCCTCGAGGTAGACCCTGAGCTTTCTCTTGAGCCTCTCCTGGCCGATGTATTCGTCCAGGGTCTTGGGCCTTAGGGCAAGGTCCGGGTAAACCTCCACGCCCTTTCATGATAGCCTTTTCCCGTGCGGCGCACGGTGAAGGAGTTTCGCCAGGCTAAGGGCAAGAGGCTCGTCTACCTCACGGCCTACGACTACCCCACGGCCCGGCTGGCTGAGGCCGCCGGGGTGGACGCCATCTTGGTGGGGGACTCCTTGGGCATGGTGGTGCTGGGCTACCCCTCCACCGTCCCCGTCACCTTGGAGGAGATGCTCCACCACACCAAGGCGGCCAGGCGGGGAGCCCCGGAGACCTTTTTGGTGGCGGACCTGCCCTACCTGAGCTACGCCACCCTGGACCGGGCCTTGAGGGCGGCGGAGCGCCTCCTCAAGGAGGGCGGGGCGGATGCGGTGAAGCTGGAGGGGGGCGAGGAGGTGGCGGAGATTGTCAAGGGCCTCACCCGGGCCGGGGTGCCGGTCCTGGGGCACGTGGGCCTCACCCCCCAGACGGCGAGCCAGCTTGGGGGCTACAGGCTCCAGGGTAAGGGCAAAGAGGAGGCCGAGCGCATCCTGAAAGGGGCCTTGGCCTTGGAGGAGGCGGGGGCCTATGGGGTGGTGCTGGAGATGGTGCCCGCCTCCTTGGCCAAGGAGATCACAGAGCGGCTTTCCATCCACACCGTGGGCATCGGGGCGGGGCCCCATACGGACGCCCAGGTCCTGGTCTTCCACGATGTGGTGGGGCTTTATGGGGAGTTCAAGCCCCGCTTTGTAAAGCGCTACCTGGAGGCGGGGAAGCTCATCCAAGAGGCCCTTGCAAAGTACGCCGAGGAGGTGCGGGAAGGGGTTTTCCCTGGCCCCGAGCACAGCTTCTAGCCCTACAATGGGGACCGTGGTGCGCTTTCAGGCGGAGGGGGTGCGCCTGGACCAGGCGGTGGCCGAGGCCTGCGGCGTGAGCCGGGCCCGGGCTCAGGCCTGGATTGCCGAGGGCCGGGTGCGGGTGGGGAATCGGGTGGTGGAAAAGCCCGCCTACCGCCTCAAGGGGGAAGAGGTCCAGGTGGAGCCCCCAGAGGAGCGCCCTATGGTGGTCCCGGAGGACCTTCCCATCCCCGTGCTTTACGAGGACGAGGACCTCCTGGTCCTGAACAAACCCCCGGGCCTCCTCACCCACCCGGCCCCCGGGGTCTACACGGGTACCGTGGTGAACGCCCTTTTGGGCCGGTACCTGGAGGTTCCGGAAGCCCTGCCGTCCGCACGGCCCGAGTGGGTGCGCCCGGGCATCGTCCACCGCCTGGACAAGGACACCAGCGGCGTTTTGGTGGTGGCCAAACACCCGGGAGCGGTGGAGGCCCTTTCCCGGGCCTTCCGCGACCGGCTGGTGATGAAGCGCTACCTGGCCCTCACCGAGGGGCACCCCAAGGAGGGAGCCCTCATCGCCCCCATTGGCCGCCACCCGGTGGAGCGGCACAAGATGCATGTGGGGGGCGTGGCTCCCCGGTACGCCGAGACGGAGTTTAGGGTCCTCGCCACCGCAGGGCCCTACGCCCTGGTGGAGGCCAGGCCCCACACGGGCCGCACCCACCAGATCCGGGTACACCTGAAGCACCTTAAGGCGCCTATCCTGGGGGATGAGGTTTACGGCAGGAAAAGCCCCCATATCCCCCGCCAAGCCCTGCACGCCTACGAGCTCAGAATCCCCCACCCCCGCACCGGGCGCATCCTGGAGTTCCTAGCCCCCGTGCCTTTGGATATGGTGCGGGCTTGGGAGGCGGTGGGGGGGTGTGGCCGGAGGAAACCCGCTTGGAAGGATATACTGGGGTTCAATGAACGCTTTCCAGGCCCTTCCGGCGGCAGGGGTGGGAACGTCCAAAGGGCACACGCTCTACGTGGGGGATGCCCGGGAGGTGCTCAGCCGGTTGCCCGAGGCCTCCGTGCACCTGGTCATCACCTCTCCCCCCTACTGGACCCTGAAGCGCTACGAGGACGTGCCCGGCCAGCTCGGCCACGTGGAGGATTACGAGGCGTTCTTGGACGAGCTGGACCGGGTCTGGCGGGAGGTGTACCGCCTACTGGTGCCTGGGGGCAGGCTCATCGTGGTGGTGGGGGATGTGGCCGTGGCCCGGAAACGCTTCGGGCGGCACCTGGTCTTTCCCCTCCACGCCGACATCCAGGTGCGGTGCCGGAAGATGGGCTTCGACAACCTGAACCCCATCCTTTGGCACAAGCACACCAACGCCGCCCTAGAAGCGGACCGCCCCGGCTTTTTCTTGGGCAAGCCCTACGAGCCCGGGGCCATCATCAAGACCGAGGTGGAGTACATCCTGATGCAACGGAAGCCCGGGGGCTACCGCAAGCCCACCCCCGAGCAACGGGAAGCCTCCAGAATCCCCAAGGACCTCTTCGCCCGTTGGTTCCGCCAAATCTGGGACGACATCCCGGGGGAGAGCACCAAGGCCCACCCCGCCCCCTTCCCCCTGGAGTTGGCGGAGCGGCTTGTGCGCATGTTCAGCTTCGTGGGGGACGTGGTCCTAGACCCCTTTGCCGGCACCGGCACCACCCTTATCGCCGCTGCCCGGTGGGGGAGGCGGGCTTTGGGGGTGGAGCTCGTGCCCAAGTACGCCGAGCTCGCCCAAAAGCGCTTCGCCCAGGAGCTCCCAGAGGCTCGGCTTGAACCCCTGGAGGTTTGGCGATGGAGCGAGACCTAGCCAGGGAGTTAGAGCGCCTTTTGCAAGGGGTGCTGGGTACCTCCTCCCAGGACAGCGGGCGTCAAGGCGGCCTGGCCAAGTACTTGGTAGAGCGGCTAAAGGACCGCCTTCCGTCCCGCCTTTGGCCCTATCTGGAAGCGGAGGTCCAGGTGCCAGGCTTGGCGCGGGAAAAAGCTTGGGACCTGGGCTTGGTCTACCCTGTGGAGCCCTCTCTCCCGAAAAAGCCCCGGCTCCTCCTTTCGCTCAAGTCCATTCTGCGAAACCCCTCGGGTTCGTGGCCTAACCGCCTGGATGACTTGGTGGGGGAGGTCTCCTCCGTTCAGATGCTTTTCCCGGAGGTGGTGGTGGGGTACGTCGTGGTTTTAGACCACGGCGCCCCTACCAAGCGGAAGGGCACCTACAAGCGGCCCGAAGGGGACGAACTCCTTTCCATCTATGCCCGCTTTAAGGAAGGCCTGGCCGCCTTAGCCCAAAGGCGGCCGCCCCTTTGGGCCCAAGGGCTTGTGGAGGCCCATTGGGTCTTGGAGATGGACAGCCGCAAGAAGCCGCTTCTGCGAAATCCCGAAGAAACGGTTCGTGCGGGCGAGGCTTTTTTAGATACTTTGGTGGAGGCCTTGCGCCAGCGGGAGCCCCTCCTTTTCCTAGACGAGGGCTAGAAGCCCCTTAAGCGCCCTTCCCAGGCGGCGCACGCCCTCTTCTATCCGGGCCCGGTCCATGGTGGCGTAGGAAAGCCTTAGGGTGTTCTCCCCACCCCCCTCGGCGAAGAAGGGGCTGCCGGGCACGAAGGCCACGTTTTCCTCTATGGCCCGTTGGAAGAGGCGCTCGGCGGAAAGCCCTTCGGGTAGGGTCATCCAGACGAACATGCCCCCCTTGGGCCGGGTGTAGCGCACCCCCGCGGGCATCTCCCGGTCCAGGGCGGAGAGCATGGCCTCCGCCTTCTCCCGGTAGGTTTGGCGGATGAGGGCGAGGCGCTCGGGGAAGCCCTCCTGTACCAAGGCGTGGACCAGCATCTGGTTGAGGACGGGGGAGTGGAGGTCCGCCCCCTGCTTGGCCTGGGTGAGCTTCAGGATGGCCTCGGGGTGGGCGGCCACGAAGGCCACCCTGAGGCCCGGGGCGAGGATTTTGGAGAAGCTGCTCAGGTAGATGACCCCGGGGTAACCCGCCTCCCGGGCGAGTTCAAAGAGGCTTGGAAGCCGGCTTTCCCCAAAGTAGAGCTCCCGGTAGGCGTCGTCCTCCACCACCACGAGGCCCCTTGCCATGGCCATCTCCAGGAGGCGCTTACGGGCGGGAAGGGGCATGAGACCCCCCGAGGGGTTTTGGAAGGAGGGGATGAGGTAGAGGAAGCGGGGGCGTTCCCCCTTCAGGGCTTCTTCCAGGGCCTCGAGGTCCGGCCCCTCTTCCCCGGCGGGCACGGTGAGGAAGCGGGGACCATAGGGCCGGAAGGCCTGGATGGCCCCCATGTAGCTGGGGGCCTCCAGGAGGAGGGGGCTTCCTTCGTCCAGGAAGACCTTCCCCAGGAGGTCCAAGACCTGCTGGCTTCCCGTGGTGATGAGGACCTCCTCTGGGCTTAGGCCAAGCCACTCCGCCACCCAGGCCCTTAGGGGGAAGTAGCCCTCCGTGGGCCCATACTGCAAGGCCACCTCGCCCTTATCCCGGAGGATGGCGGCCGCCTTTTCCGCCGCCAAGCCCTTGGGGAAAAGCTCGGGGGCGGGAAGCCCCCCGGCGAAGCTGATGACCCCAGGGCGCTGGGTGAGCTTGAGGAGCTCCCGGATGGTGGAGGCCTGGATGCGGCGCGCCCTTTCGCCAAAAAGGGTATTCCAGTCTAGGGTTTTCACTTACCCATTCTACGCCTTAGGGGAAGAGGCGGCGGTAGGCTTCCAGGGCGTAGCGGTCCGTCATGCCGGCGATGTAGTCGCACACCGCCCGCTCCAGGCCCTCCTCGGAAATCCTGGCCTGCACCTCTTTGGGTAGCGTTTCCGGATAGCGGGTGTAGGCGCGGAAAAGCCCTTCCAGCGCGGTTTCGGCCTTGAGCCTTTCCCGGAGCACCTCGGGGTGGCGGTAGAAGCGCTCCAGCAAAAACGCCTTGAGCTCCTTAAGTCCCCGTTCCGCCTCCTCCGTGAGGGCGGCGAGGCGGCTTGGGTGGTGGCGCACCGCTTCGGCGCTTTGCACCTGGGCCGCTTCCAGGCGGGCGTGGGTGGCCTCAATGGCGGCGGTGATGAAGTAGCCCAGCAGTTGCCGCACCAAGACCCGCCTTTCCAACTCGGGAAGCCTCAGGAGGTCCAGCCCTTCCTCCTGGGCCAAGGCCTTGAGGAGGGGGACTTCCAAGAGCTCCTCCGGGCGCAGAAGCCCTGCCCTGAGCCCATCGTCCAGGTCGTGGGCGGCGTAGGCGATGGCGTCGGAGAGGTCCACCACCTGGGCCTCGAGGGTCCCCTGCCCCTGGTAGCTCTCCTTGAAGCCGGGGACATAGGCGGCCTCGTGGGTGGCGATGCCCTCCAGGACCTCGTGGGTAAGGTTGAGGCCGCGGAAGCCCGGGTAGCGCACCTCCAGGTGGGTGAGGATGCGCAGGGCCTGGGCGTTGTGCTCAAACCCCCCATGCGCCTTCATGAGCTCGTGCAGGACCTTTTCCCCCGTGTGGCCGAAGGGGGGGTGGCCCAGGTCGTGGGAGAGGGCGATGGCCTCGGTGAGGTCCTCGTTGAGGCCGAGGGCCCGGGCGATGGAGCGGGATACCTGGGCCACCTCCAGGGTGTGGGTGAGGCGGGTGCGGTAGTAGTCCCCCGCCCATCCCGGGAGCACCTGGGTCTTGTACTCCAGGCGGCGGAAGGCGGTGGTGTGGAGGATGCGGTCCCGGTCCTTCTGGTAGGGGGTGCGGAAGGGGGACTCAGGCTCCGGGTGCATGCGCCCCCGGGTGTCCTTGGCTTTCTGGGCGTAGGGGGCGAGGCGGCTGGCCTCCAGTTCCAGAAGGGTTTCCCGAGGGAACAGCATCTAGACCCGCTTGAAGAGGAGGACGGCGTTGTGGCCGCCGAAGGCGAAGGAGTTGGAAAGGGCGTAGTCCACCCTGGCCTCCCGGGGTTCGGGCACGAAGTCCAGGTCCAGCTCGGGGTCGGGGTCCTCCAGGTTAAGGGTGGGGGGATGACCCCGTGGTGGAGGGCCTGCACCGTGGCGATGGCCTCCACCGCCCCCGCCGCCCCCAGGAGGTGGCCGATCATGCTCTTGGTGCTGGAGACCATGAGCCGCTTGGCGTGTTCCCCGAAGACCTGCTTGATGGCCAGGACCTCGGCCCTGTCCCCCACGGGGGTGGAGGTGCCGTGGGCGTTGATGTAGCCCACGGCCTCCGGGGGCACTTTGCCGTCCTCCAGGGCCCGGCGCATGGCCAGGGCGGCCCCCTTCCCTTCGGGGTGGGGCTCGGTGATGTGGTGGGCGTCGGCGCTCCGGCCAAAGCCCACGATCTCGGCGTAGACCTTAGCCCCCCGCTTCTTGGCGTGCTCGTACTCCTCCAGGACCAATATCCCCGCCCCCTCCCCCATGACGAAGCCGTCCCGGCTTAGGGTGAAGGGGCGGCTCGCTTTCTCGGGCTCCTCGTTCCGGGTGGAAAGGGCCCGCATCACGGCGAAGGCCCCGATGGCCATGGGGGTGATGGCGGCCTCCGTGCCCCCGGCCAGGACCACGTCCGCCTCCCCCCACTGGATCATGCGGTAGGCCTGGCCGATGGCGTCCGAGCCCGTGGCGCAGGCGGTGACGGCGGTGGTGGAGGGCCCCATGAAGCCGTAGCGCATGGCGATGTGGGCCGAGGCCATGTTGGCGATCATCATGGGGATGAAGAAGGGGCTGATGCGGTTGGGACCCCTTTCCAGGAAGACCTTGCTCTGCGCCTCCCAGGTTTCCATGCCCCCGATGCCGGTGCCCACCAGGGTGCCCACCCGTTCGGGGTCCAGGGCACCCGGTTCCAGCCCGGCATCTTGGAGGGCCAGCTCGGCGGCGATGAGGGCGTACTGGGCGAAGCGGTCCAGGCGCTTGATTTCCTTCTTGTCCAGGTAGGCCTCGGGGTCCACGTCCACCTCGGCGGCGATGCGCACGGGAAGCGCCGAGGCGTCAAAGCGGGTGATGGGGCGGACCCCGCTCTTGCCCTCCAGTTGGGCCTTGTGGAAGGCCTCCTGCCCCACCCCGATGGGGGTGAGGGCGCCGAGGCCGGTGACCACCACGCGTCGCATGGGGGTAGTATACCCCGTGGCCTTCCCAAAAGGCCGGGGAGCGGGGAAGCACCCCGCTCCCGGAGGCACGGATGGGTACTAACCCAGCTTGGCCTTGATGTACTCCACGGCGTCCTTCACGGTGCGGATCTTCTCGGCCTCCTCGTCGGAGATTTCCAGGCCGAACTCGTCCTCCAGGCCCATGATGAGCTCCACGGTGTCCAGGGAGTCCGCCCCCAGGTCCTCAATGAAGCGGGCCTCGAGGGTCACCTTCTCCGCCTCCACCTGGAGCTTGTCCGCGATAACCGCCTTGACCTTTTCAAAGATTTCCTGCTCCGTCATGGAAACCTCCCTGGGGGATTTTACCACCTAGTGGGGGGTAAGCCCCCCGTCCACGCAAAGGGTCTGGCCGGTGATGTACCCCGCCCTTTCCGAAACCAAAAAGGCCACCGCCTCGGCCACGTCCTCGGGGCGGCCGAAGCGGCCGGCGGGGATCTGCTTGAGGTAGGCTTCCCGCACCTCGGGGGGTAGCTTCTCCGTCATCTCCGTCTCAATGAACCCCGGGGCCACGGCGTTCACCGTGATGCCCCGGGCGGCGTACTCCTTGGCCACGGCCCGGGTGAAGCCGATGAGCCCCGCCTTGGAGGCCACGTAGTTGGCCTGCCCCGGGTTGCCGAGAATCCCCACCACGCTGGTGATGTTCACGATGCGCCCAAAGCGGGCCTTCATCATGAGCTTGATGGCCTCGCGGGTGGTGCGGAAGACGGCGGAGAGGTTGGCTTCCAAGACCGCCTCCCAGTCCTCGTCCTTCATGCGCACGAGGAGGGTGTCCCGGGTGATGCCGGCGTTGTTCACCAGGGTGTCTAGCCCGCCCAAAACCTCCGCCGCCTGGTGCACCAAGGCGCTTGCCGCCTCCGCCTCCAAGAGGTTCGCCCCCAGGATGCCCACCAAGGGGCTTCCTAGGCGGCGGGCTTCCTCCGCCACTTCCTCCGCCTTTTCCCGGTTTTGGCCGTAGTGGATGGCCAGGGCAAAGCCCTCCTGGGCCAGGCGGAGGGCGATGGCCCGGCCGATGCCCCGGCTCGCTCCGGTAATGAGCGCCTTACGCATCCTGCACCTCCAACGCCTTTTGCAAGGTTTCTGGGTCGGTGACGGAAAGGGCTTCCGCCCCTTCCAGGGTGCGGCCCACGAGCCCTTTCAGCACCTCCCCGCTCCCGAACTCCAAAAAGCGGCGCACCCCCCGCCTTTCCATATCCTTTAGGATCTCCACCCAGCGCACGGGGGCGGTGATCTGCTGAAGGAGGAGCGCCCTAATGGCCTCGGGGTCCTCCACCGGCTGGGCGGTGACGTTGGAGTAGACGGGGAAAAGGGGCTTCCGGAAGGGAACCCCTTCCAGCTCCTGGGCGAGCCTTTCCTGGGCGGGGGCCATGAGGGAGGAGTGGAAGGGGGCGGAAACGGGCAGGAAGACCACCCGGGCCCGCTTGGCCTTAAGCCTTTCCGCCGCCATCTCCACCGCCTCTTTTCGCCCGGAGATGACCGTCTGCTCGGGGGCGTTGAGGTTGGCGATCTCCACCCCTTCCAGGCCTTCCAAGGCGGCCCTAATCTCCTCCAGGGGGAGCTTGAGGATGGCGGCCATGGCCCCCTGGCCCGGGGGCACCGCCTCCTGCATGTACCGCCCCCGGAGGCGCACAAGCCTTAGGGCGTCCTCTAGCTCCAGGGTGCCGGCGGCCACGTGGGCCGTCCACTCCCCCAAGGAGTGCCCGGCGGCCAGGGCGGGGGGCTTGCCCCCTTGGCCCAGGTAGGCCCGGTAGGCGGCGTAGCCCACGGCGAGGAGGGCGGGTTGCTGGTTTTCCGTGAGGGTGAGGGCTTCTTCAGGGCCTTCCCACATGAGGGAGAGGAGGCCCGGCAGGACCGCCTCGGCCCGGTCCAGGACCTCCCGGGCCTCGAGGAAGGCCTCGTAGAGGGCCCTTCCCATGCCCACCCTCTGCGAGCCCTGCCCCGGGAAGAGGGCCGCCCACATCAGGCACCCCCCCAGGTGAGGACCGCCGCCGCCCAGGTGAGCCCGGCCCCGAAGGAAACCAGGAGCACGTGGTCCCCCTCCCGGATGCGCCCGGCGTCCACCGCCTCCTTGAGGGCCAGGGGGATGGAGGCGGTGGAGGTGTTCCCGTAGCGGTCCACGTTCACCACCACCCGCTCCCAAGGGAGGCCAAGCCGCTCCCGGGCGGCATCAATGATGCGGAGGTTGGCCTGGTGGGGTACGAAGGCCTTGATGTCCTCGGGGGTGAGGCCGGCCTTTTCTATGGCCTCGAGGGTGGCCGTGTTCATCACCCGCACGGCGAACTTGAAGACCTCCCGCCCGTTCATGTAAAGGCGGTTTCGCATGGAGGTGCCGTCGGGTAGCCTCGGGGCCACGCAGGCGTGGTAGAGCTCCTTGGCCCCAGCGCCGTCCGCCCCCAGGACGAAGGACTTGAAGCCAAAGCCCTCCCGGACCTTCCCCACCACCGCCGCTCCCCCGGCGTCCCCGAAGAGAACGGCGGTGGCCCGGTCGTTCCAGTCCAGGATTTTGGAGAGGGCCTCGGCCCCCACCACCAGCACCTTGCGGGCGAGGCCTGCCTCCACCAGGGCGTGGGCTTGGGCCAGGCCATAGACCCACCCCGGGCAGCCCGCAAGGAGGTCGTAGGCGAAGGCCTGGAGGCCGAAGCGGGCTTGGACCAGGGCGGCGGTATCGGGGAAGAGGGCGTCCGGGGTGTTGGTGGCCACGATGACCCCGTCCACCCCTTCCAGGGCCCCCGGGTGGCGGGCCAGGAGGTCCTCCACCGCCTTAAAGGCCAGGTCCGAGGTGTACTCGTCCTCCGCGGCGATGCGCCGTTCCCGGATGCCCGTGCGGGTCACGATCCATTCGTCCGAGGTGTCCAGGTAGGCCTCAAACTCCTCGTTTTTCATGACCCTTTGGGGCGCATAGGCCCCCAGGGCCAGGATGCCGCTCATGCCCGACCTCCCGTCATGGGCTTTACTATACTCGCGCCCATGAAAAAAGTTGAGGCCCCGGAGAGCCGGGGCTTGGGGATTGAACGGGGTCTAAACCTCTAGGACCTTGCGCCCGTCGTAGTAGCCGCACTCCGGGCAAACGGTGTGCGGGGGCTTCATCGCCTTGCACTCGGGGCAGGGAACCAGGGTCGGGGGGTTAGGGCGTGGTGGCTCCGACGCGCGTCCCGCCGGGCCTTGGAGGTTTTCTTCTTGGGTACCGGGTGCTTCGCCATCTCCAATCCTCCGTGGGGGGCCTTGGCCCCCGCTAAACCCCTGGTAGTATAGCAGACCCGCTAGAGTTCGGGAAGGAGGTCCTTAAGCCCCGTGAAGGGGTGGGAGAGCCCCACCTCGTGGCCGCAGTCCACCAGGTTGCGGTCGGCCCCGCACACCGGGCAAAGCCCCTTGCACCCCTCCTCGCACAGCACGGTGTAGGGCATCTCCGTGACGAAGGCCTCCGTGAGGAAGGGGAGGAGGTCCAGGTCGGGAAGGCCGAAGGTGTAGTACTCCTCCTCTTCCTCCTCGTGGAAGACCACCTCCTTTAGGCCCTCTTGGTAGCGAAGGAGGTGCTGGAAGTGGGCGTGGATGTGGGTGGGGGTGGGCTTGAGGCAACGGCGGCACTCCATGAGGACCACCCCTTCCACCTCGCCGGAAAGCCAGTACTCTTGGCCGCCCACGGCGGACACCGCCACCTTCCAGTTGGCCTCGCCCTGCAAGGGGAAGTGCTCCTCGCCCACATGGAAGGCCTCCCGCACCACGCCTGCGGCCCGGGCGGTGCCTCCTTCCTTCAAAAGGCGGGCTAGGTTAATGCTGGTCACCTCGCGCTGTTCCATCCTTACAAGTATAGCGCCTTTAGGGCGGATTTCCTAGCCTGACGGGCCAGGGGCTACCCGCGGCGATGGTCACTTGACACGATGGAAAGGGCGCGCCTTTCGCTTTCACATGGTATAGCGAGCCCTTGAAGGGCCCTCGTCCGTCTTTTTTGGACCGCGTCAAGCGTTACGGTGAAGTGCTAGAATGGGGGTACCGGCACCCGCCGGAGGGCATCTTGACAAACGGTTTTCCCCTTGCGCAAGGGCTTTATGCGCTTTGGCCCTCTCATCGCCCGTTCCCCATGCGCCTGCCTAACAGCATAAACCCCCAAAAATGGCCCTTATACGGCGTGTGCATATTCCAGACTTCATCTTTCTCAGAAAACCCCCTCCGGAGCATGCCCTCCAGGACGCTATTCCTAAGGGGTTGCCGTTGCAAGAGATGCTTCCCCGTAAGGGGATTGCGACAAGCTAGGAAGGTTCTGGAGTCTAGGAACGCCAAGAACTCCACTAGTTGCAAGAGATGCTTCCCCGTAAGGGGATTGCGACACCATCTCGTTGTAGGTGGCGAAGACAACCTCTGTGTTGCAAGAGATGCTTCCCCGTAAGGGGATTGCGACTGTTTGATTAGGGCGACCTCTTCCCGCATTTGTGTTTGGTTGCAAGAGATGCTTCCCCGTAAGGGGATTGCGACAAGATTTTTCTAGAGGCGTAGGAGTAAATGAAAGCCAGGTTGCAAGAGATGCTTCCCCGTAAGGGGATTGCGACTCCGCGATCCCCCACGCCTCAGTCATGATCTCCTGCGCCTTGTGGTTGCAAGAGATGCTTCCCCGTAAGGGGATTGCGACTGGCGGGCACGGATGATGTGCACGCCCTTGAAGACGGGCATCAGGTTGCAAGAGATGCTTCCCCGTAAGGGGATTGCGACACTTCGGAGGACGCCCTTACCACGCGCCCGTTCGCCCCGAGTTGCAAGAGATGCTTCCCCGTAAGGGGATTGCGACAGGTAGGGCACCCCGTACCCACCCCATACCTCCTGATAAGTTGCAAGAGATGCTTCCCCGTAAGGGGATTGCGACTGTCCTCCCAGGGTAAAGGGTGTCTACCTAGCCGATAACCGGTTACAAGAGATGCTTCCCCGTAAGGGGATTGA encodes:
- a CDS encoding response regulator; translation: MIRATLEELDLGELLKALAAQRKSAVVAFQGRIYGRVHLLGGRILYARTEPGPHLGEYLVRLGHLSLEEVQALVERQGRENPGTPLGALALELGLIGEEELREALEAQVLEALATLLGEREGEILAEPLTEGSQVALPHTLDTDAALMEAARRLDEWRRGQVDPDEVLHLVEDPTRHPLSPEAWAVLEHLDGVRRARSVALLSGLPEEAVYHLLFELKSRGLVRPSTLLAEDPLVLILSESGVVRRLLLYLLEAHRFRVLLAKDLEMALRLLKERPKGVILQGEKALEWVRKIRAHPEGKLASLYLVSETPPGLLFRPLRVLHLPKPLRAQEVLKALSPLRRG
- the ruvB gene encoding Holliday junction branch migration DNA helicase RuvB; its protein translation is MEVYPDLALRPKTLDEYIGQERLKRKLRVYLEAAKARGEPLEHLLLFGPPGLGKTTLAHVIAHELGVNLRITSGPAIEKPGDLAAILANSLEEGDILFIDEIHRLSRQAEEHLYPAMEDFKMDIVIGQGPAARTIRLELPRFTLIGATTRPGLITPPLRSRFGIVEHLEYYSLEELALGIKRDARLLGVEIAEEAAIEIAKRSRGTMRIAKRLFRRVRDFAQVAGEGVITRERAEEALATLGLDELGLEKRDREILEALILRFGGGPVGLATLATAVSEDPGTLEEVHEPYLIQQGLLKRTPRGRVATERAYRHLGFPPPAEPLL
- the panB gene encoding 3-methyl-2-oxobutanoate hydroxymethyltransferase, which gives rise to MRRTVKEFRQAKGKRLVYLTAYDYPTARLAEAAGVDAILVGDSLGMVVLGYPSTVPVTLEEMLHHTKAARRGAPETFLVADLPYLSYATLDRALRAAERLLKEGGADAVKLEGGEEVAEIVKGLTRAGVPVLGHVGLTPQTASQLGGYRLQGKGKEEAERILKGALALEEAGAYGVVLEMVPASLAKEITERLSIHTVGIGAGPHTDAQVLVFHDVVGLYGEFKPRFVKRYLEAGKLIQEALAKYAEEVREGVFPGPEHSF
- a CDS encoding DNA-methyltransferase, with the translated sequence MNAFQALPAAGVGTSKGHTLYVGDAREVLSRLPEASVHLVITSPPYWTLKRYEDVPGQLGHVEDYEAFLDELDRVWREVYRLLVPGGRLIVVVGDVAVARKRFGRHLVFPLHADIQVRCRKMGFDNLNPILWHKHTNAALEADRPGFFLGKPYEPGAIIKTEVEYILMQRKPGGYRKPTPEQREASRIPKDLFARWFRQIWDDIPGESTKAHPAPFPLELAERLVRMFSFVGDVVLDPFAGTGTTLIAAARWGRRALGVELVPKYAELAQKRFAQELPEARLEPLEVWRWSET
- the lysN gene encoding 2-aminoadipate transaminase, producing the protein MKTLDWNTLFGERARRIQASTIRELLKLTQRPGVISFAGGLPAPELFPKGLAAEKAAAILRDKGEVALQYGPTEGYFPLRAWVAEWLGLSPEEVLITTGSQQVLDLLGKVFLDEGSPLLLEAPSYMGAIQAFRPYGPRFLTVPAGEEGPDLEALEEALKGERPRFLYLIPSFQNPSGGLMPLPARKRLLEMAMARGLVVVEDDAYRELYFGESRLPSLFELAREAGYPGVIYLSSFSKILAPGLRVAFVAAHPEAILKLTQAKQGADLHSPVLNQMLVHALVQEGFPERLALIRQTYREKAEAMLSALDREMPAGVRYTRPKGGMFVWMTLPEGLSAERLFQRAIEENVAFVPGSPFFAEGGGENTLRLSYATMDRARIEEGVRRLGRALKGLLALV